A part of Populus alba chromosome 8, ASM523922v2, whole genome shotgun sequence genomic DNA contains:
- the LOC118055793 gene encoding uncharacterized protein isoform X1: MASRAILRRKGSLFDSLSEPNYLIRVFSSFKYGRGLPQLNDSQESRWVTSHPFANTDSRIEGGLSSAAGFLRRNSFGLGHGIRNGDFVSSLGIGCYSQSLRYASIATAGKPEYGHGNDRNEQQATKQVKEASPEECDEAVEDLTEVKAKAKAKQVRESQKSAKTAMQKIWAKLLGIGPALRAIASMSREDWAKKLHHWKDEFKSTLQHYWLGTKLLWADVRIGSRLLVKLANGKGLSRRERQQLTRTTADIFRLVPFAVFIIVPFMEFLLPVFLKLFPNMLPSTFQDRMKEQEALKRKLNARIEYAKFLQDTVKEMAKEVQNSRSGEAKQTAEDLDEFMNKVRTGSRVSNEEILGFAKLFNDELTLDNISRPRLVNMCKYMGISPYGTDAYLRYMLRRRLQEIKSDDKMIQAEGVESLSEAELRQACRERGLLGLLSVEEMRQQLHDWLDLSLNRSVPSSLLILSRAFSISGKVRPEEAVQATLSSLPDEVVDTVGVTALPSEDSVSERRRKLEYLEMQEELIKEEEEEEEEEQAKMKESVGSQKDVALEEMSIPTARDAREQAKAKTLEKHEQLCELSRALAVLASASSVSREREEFLRLVKKEIDLYNNMVDKEGTEGEEEAKKAYKAAREQSDHAAETAISDKISSALINRVDAMLQKLEKEIDDVDAKIGDRWRLLDRDYDGKVTPEEVASAAMYLKDHLGKEGIQELISNLSKDREGKILVEDIVRLGSEMKDADAAAEEGKS, translated from the exons aTGGCTTCGAGAGCAATCTTGCGGAGAAAGGGATCCCTCTTTGATTCATTGAGCGAACCGAATTACTTGATTCGGGTTTTTTCGAGTTTCAAGTATGGGCGAGGACTGCCTCAATTAAATGACTCGCAAGAATCGAGATGGGTTACTAGTCATCCTTTTGCAAATACTGATAGTAGAATTGAAGGTGGTTTGTCATCAGCAGCAGGGTTTCTTAGGCGTAATTCTTTTGGTTTAGGTCATGGAATTAGAAATGGAGATTTTGTTTCTTCCTTGGGGATTGGGTGTTATTCACAGTCTTTACGTTATGCTTCAATAGCAACTGCTGGTAAACCTGAATATGGGCATGGTAACGATAGAAATGAACAGCAGGCTACCAAACAGGTGAAGGAAGCTTCGCCGGAGGAGTGTGATGAAGCTGTTGAAGATTTGACTGAGGTTAAAGCCAAGGCTAAGGCTAAGCAGGTGCGAGAGTCCCAAAAGAGTGCTAAAACAGCAATGCAGAAAATATGGGCTAAGCTTTTGGGTATTGGCCCTGCTTTGAGAGCCATTGCTTCTATGAGCAG GGAAGACTGGGCTAAGAAGCTCCATCATTGGAAGGATGAATTTAAGTCTACATTGCAGCACTATTGGTTGGGTACAAAACTACTTTGGGCTGATGTTAGGATTGGTTCGAGGTTACTGGTGAAACTCGCCAATGGGAAGGGTCTTTCAAGAAGGGAAAGACAACAACTAACACGCACTACTGCCGACATATTTAGGCTGGTCCCTTTCGCTGTGTTCATCATAGTTCCATTCATGGAGTTTTTGCTGCCAGTATTCTTAAAACTATTTCCAAACATGTTGCCATCAACCTTCCAGGACAGGATGAAGGAACAG GaggcattaaaaagaaaactaaatgcAAGAATTGAATACGCAAAGTTTCTTCAAGACACGGTGAAAGAAATGGCAAAAGAAGTCCAGAACTCTCGAAGTGGAGAAGCAAAGCAGACAGCAGAAGATCTTGATGAGTTTAtgaacaag GTTAGAACAGGTTCCCGTGTTTCCAATGAAGAAATTTTAGGCTTTGCCAAGTTATTCAATGATGAGCTTACTTTGGATAACATTAGCAG GCCTCGGTTAGTAAACATGTGTAAGTATATGGGTATCAGCCCATATGGAACAGATGCGTATCTACGTTATATGCTTCGGAGAAGACTGCAAGA GATCAAGAGTGATGATAAGATGATTCAAGCTGAGGGTGTGGAGTCCCTTTCTGAAGCTGAACTCCGTCAAGCATGTAGAGAGCGAGGCTTGCTTGGATTGCTTTCTGTGGAGGAAATGCGGCAACAG TTGCATGATTGGCTGGATTTGTCTCTCAATCGCTCTGTCCCGTCCTCTCTGTTGATATTGTCTAG AGCCTTCTCTATTTCTGGAAAAGTTAGGCCTGAGGAAGCTGTCCAGGCTACACTCTCATCTCTTCCTGACGAGGTTGTGGATACTGTTGGAGTTACAGCCCTGCCATCTGAAGATTCAGTTTcagaaaggagaagaaagttGGAGTACCTGGAAATGCAAGAAGAACTGATCAAG gaggaggaggaggaggaggaggaggagcaggCCAAGATGAAGGAATCTGTTGGTAGTCAAAAGGATGTGGCTTTGGAAGAGATGAGTATTCCAACAGCTAGAGATGCACGAGAACAGGCGAAAGCAAAAACATTGGAGAAACATGAGCAGCTTTGTGAACTCAGCCGTGCATTGGCTGTATTAGCTTCTGCATCT TCTGTGAGCAGGGAGCGTGAAGAGTTCCTGCGCCTTGTCAAAAAGGAG ATAGACTTGTATAACAATATGGTGGATAAAGAAGGCACCGAAGGTGAGGAAGAAGCTAAGAAGGCATACAAAGCTGCCAGAGAGCAGAGTGATCATGCTGCTGAGACAGCTATCTCTGACAAAATTTCTTCAGCCCTGATCAATAGA GTAGATGCCATGCTCCAAAAGCTTGAAAAGGAAATTGATGATGTTGATGCCAAAATTGGAGATCGATGGCGCCTGCTTGatag GGATTATGATGGGAAAGTGACTCCTGAGGAGGTTGCATCTGCTGCTATGTACCTCAAGGATCACCTGGGAAAGGAGGGGATCCAAGAGCTCATAAGCAATCTTTCCAAAGACAGAG AAGGAAAGATTCTTGTGGAAGATATCGTCAGATTAGGCAGTGAAATGAAAGATGCTGATGCAGCAGCGGAGGAAGGAAAATCATAG
- the LOC118055793 gene encoding uncharacterized protein isoform X2, translating into MASRAILRRKGSLFDSLSEPNYLIRVFSSFKYGRGLPQLNDSQESRWVTSHPFANTDSRIEGGLSSAAGFLRRNSFGLGHGIRNGDFVSSLGIGCYSQSLRYASIATAGKPEYGHGNDRNEQQATKQVKEASPEECDEAVEDLTEVKAKAKAKQVRESQKSAKTAMQKIWAKLLGIGPALRAIASMSREDWAKKLHHWKDEFKSTLQHYWLGTKLLWADVRIGSRLLVKLANGKGLSRRERQQLTRTTADIFRLVPFAVFIIVPFMEFLLPVFLKLFPNMLPSTFQDRMKEQEALKRKLNARIEYAKFLQDTVKEMAKEVQNSRSGEAKQTAEDLDEFMNKVRTGSRVSNEEILGFAKLFNDELTLDNISRPRLVNMCKYMGISPYGTDAYLRYMLRRRLQEIKSDDKMIQAEGVESLSEAELRQACRERGLLGLLSVEEMRQQLHDWLDLSLNRSVPSSLLILSRAFSISGKVRPEEAVQATLSSLPDEVVDTVGVTALPSEDSVSERRRKLEYLEMQEELIKEEEEEEEEQAKMKESVGSQKDVALEEMSIPTARDAREQAKAKTLEKHEQLCELSRALAVLASASSVSREREEFLRLVKKEIDLYNNMVDKEGTEGEEEAKKAYKAAREQSDHAAETAISDKISSALINRVDAMLQKLEKEIDDVDAKIGDRWRLLDRDYDGKVTPEEVASAAMYLKDHLGKEGIQELISNLSKDREGKILVEDIVRLGSEMKDADAAAEEGKS; encoded by the exons aTGGCTTCGAGAGCAATCTTGCGGAGAAAGGGATCCCTCTTTGATTCATTGAGCGAACCGAATTACTTGATTCGGGTTTTTTCGAGTTTCAAGTATGGGCGAGGACTGCCTCAATTAAATGACTCGCAAGAATCGAGATGGGTTACTAGTCATCCTTTTGCAAATACTGATAGTAGAATTGAAGGTGGTTTGTCATCAGCAGCAGGGTTTCTTAGGCGTAATTCTTTTGGTTTAGGTCATGGAATTAGAAATGGAGATTTTGTTTCTTCCTTGGGGATTGGGTGTTATTCACAGTCTTTACGTTATGCTTCAATAGCAACTGCTGGTAAACCTGAATATGGGCATGGTAACGATAGAAATGAACAGCAGGCTACCAAACAGGTGAAGGAAGCTTCGCCGGAGGAGTGTGATGAAGCTGTTGAAGATTTGACTGAGGTTAAAGCCAAGGCTAAGGCTAAGCAGGTGCGAGAGTCCCAAAAGAGTGCTAAAACAGCAATGCAGAAAATATGGGCTAAGCTTTTGGGTATTGGCCCTGCTTTGAGAGCCATTGCTTCTATGAGCAG GGAAGACTGGGCTAAGAAGCTCCATCATTGGAAGGATGAATTTAAGTCTACATTGCAGCACTATTGGTTGGGTACAAAACTACTTTGGGCTGATGTTAGGATTGGTTCGAGGTTACTGGTGAAACTCGCCAATGGGAAGGGTCTTTCAAGAAGGGAAAGACAACAACTAACACGCACTACTGCCGACATATTTAGGCTGGTCCCTTTCGCTGTGTTCATCATAGTTCCATTCATGGAGTTTTTGCTGCCAGTATTCTTAAAACTATTTCCAAACATGTTGCCATCAACCTTCCAGGACAGGATGAAGGAACAG GaggcattaaaaagaaaactaaatgcAAGAATTGAATACGCAAAGTTTCTTCAAGACACGGTGAAAGAAATGGCAAAAGAAGTCCAGAACTCTCGAAGTGGAGAAGCAAAGCAGACAGCAGAAGATCTTGATGAGTTTAtgaacaag GTTAGAACAGGTTCCCGTGTTTCCAATGAAGAAATTTTAGGCTTTGCCAAGTTATTCAATGATGAGCTTACTTTGGATAACATTAGCAG GCCTCGGTTAGTAAACATGTGTAAGTATATGGGTATCAGCCCATATGGAACAGATGCGTATCTACGTTATATGCTTCGGAGAAGACTGCAAGA GATCAAGAGTGATGATAAGATGATTCAAGCTGAGGGTGTGGAGTCCCTTTCTGAAGCTGAACTCCGTCAAGCATGTAGAGAGCGAGGCTTGCTTGGATTGCTTTCTGTGGAGGAAATGCGGCAACAG TTGCATGATTGGCTGGATTTGTCTCTCAATCGCTCTGTCCCGTCCTCTCTGTTGATATTGTCTAG AGCCTTCTCTATTTCTGGAAAAGTTAGGCCTGAGGAAGCTGTCCAGGCTACACTCTCATCTCTTCCTGACGAGGTTGTGGATACTGTTGGAGTTACAGCCCTGCCATCTGAAGATTCAGTTTcagaaaggagaagaaagttGGAGTACCTGGAAATGCAAGAAGAACTGATCAAG gaggaggaggaggaggaggaggagcaggCCAAGATGAAGGAATCTGTTGGTAGTCAAAAGGATGTGGCTTTGGAAGAGATGAGTATTCCAACAGCTAGAGATGCACGAGAACAGGCGAAAGCAAAAACATTGGAGAAACATGAGCAGCTTTGTGAACTCAGCCGTGCATTGGCTGTATTAGCTTCTGCATCT TCTGTGAGCAGGGAGCGTGAAGAGTTCCTGCGCCTTGTCAAAAAGGAG ATAGACTTGTATAACAATATGGTGGATAAAGAAGGCACCGAAGGTGAGGAAGAAGCTAAGAAGGCATACAAAGCTGCCAGAGAGCAGAGTGATCATGCTGCTGAGACAGCTATCTCTGACAAAATTTCTTCAGCCCTGATCAATAGA GTAGATGCCATGCTCCAAAAGCTTGAAAAGGAAATTGATGATGTTGATGCCAAAATTGGAGATCGATGGCGCCTGCTTGatag GGATTATGATGGGAAAGTGACTCCTGAGGAGGTTGCATCTGCTGCTATGTACCTCAAGGATCACCTGGGAAAGGAGGGGATCCAAGAGCTCATAAGCAATCTTTCCAAAGACAGAG AAGGAAAGATTCTTGTGGAAGATATCGTCAGATTAGGCAGTGAAATGAAAGATGCTGATGCAGCAGCGGAGGAAGGAAAATCATAG